The Deltaproteobacteria bacterium DNA segment ACCGTCCCAGGTGAAACGACTCTGGTGACAGGGACAGAGAAATTCCCTGTCTGTCTCTCGATAATTGACAATGCAGCCCAAATGAGTGCAACTGCGGGATACGGCCAGAGGCCCCTGATCGGTTTCAAAAAGGGCGAAGCGGGGCTCAAGCAGAAATTCTCCGGGCTTCAGTTTGCGTCTCAATCGGACTTCTATGGGCGGACGAAATCGTTTCTTTGCCACAAAGGCATAAACAGGGTAAAAGAGCCCCAGCCCAAAAGCCCAAAAGCCCGCTTTTTTCATCAAGTCCCGGCGGGTCATTTGCGATTGCAACGCAGCAGATGGGGTATTTTCAGCGGAATCATTTACGGAATATGGAGAAGATCAGGGTAAGGACTATACTCAAAAGTATAGAAGTGGCCAGGGGAAAATAAAGGGTGAAGTTACCCCGCCTGATTACAAAATCTCCCGGCAGCCTGCCCAGAAGGGGAATCTTTGGGCCTAACATCAGAAACAGTCCTGTTACTACAAACAGTATCCCCAGGATCAGCAGCATCTTGCCGAACTCAGGCAAGGGATTCATTATTGATTAACCTCTTTGTAAGGGTTCAAAGGTTCATGTTA contains these protein-coding regions:
- a CDS encoding DUF2905 domain-containing protein, which codes for MNPLPEFGKMLLILGILFVVTGLFLMLGPKIPLLGRLPGDFVIRRGNFTLYFPLATSILLSIVLTLIFSIFRK